From the genome of Alicyclobacillus sp. SO9:
ACGTTAACATAGAACTATCCGTGTCCGCAATTTGCATACGGTCCAGAATCTATAAGAAGATGCGGCCCTGCGTCACTGTTTACCCTGGCGTCTGCGCTTCAATTCGTCTTCTAGCACCTGACATTCGAGGCAGTCCGTGATTTCGTGATCATCGTGCGAATGGAACGCGAAGATGACCCCGTCGAGAAGTGGTTTTATCAAGTCAGCAGCATTGATTACCTTGTTAACTGACTCAGGGAAAGCCACGTGGGACAACGGCGCTTGGTTTACCCACGTGCACAAGGTGTTCCAACCCTGCCCACGACCTGTACTCCATGGTAAGGATGATCATTCAACATGAACACATTCAGGATTGGACACTATGCGGGCAACTGTGGAGGCGTGAGTCCCATAAAACCGAACCATCATTCCAAGAGCAAGCCCCTGAAAAAGGAAGACTCCAGAGTAAGCACCTTCCGATGCCCCAGTAGGGTTGACCAGGTCAAAGACCCCAAAACTACGAGGTACGGCTCTTGAGATCCTCCAAAAGGTTTGAACCCCTGAGCACTGTGTTGCCAGCGCAGTGTTCTACCACTCTTGTTAGTTTCACCAAGCGAATAGCTTAAGATATCTCTACTTTGTATCTTTCATGATTCACAATCATTGAACTAACCCGTATCATGCCTGGATAGGCGCAAGTTTCTCTGAGATATATTGATAAGATTTGATGACCTCAGGTTTCGCGTGGCCTAGCTCAACAAGGAGAGGTATTTGCTGATCAGTGATTTTACGCACAAGAGTTTGCAAAGTGTCAGGCAAGATCCCCTCCCTGCCTGGCCCTTGATAATTTAAAGCCAACGCATTAGCAGCCGTAAGTACATGTTCCAATTCATCAAGTGATTCTAGCCCATTAATGGCTCGTTGTTCAATAGAGTGTGATGGCAAAACACTTGAAATCCGCGCCCAAAGCTCCGCAACCAATACACTACTCTCCTGGAGGTAGTTAGTATTCCAACGAAGCCATAGATGAGCGTGATTCCAGACGGATTCGAACAACAACCTGGAAACCTGTACGTGCTCTGCCCCCCCTTTAGTCAACCACTCACTTGCCATCGCACCGACTATGAGGTAGAACACCACCTTCCGTTGATTTCCAAAATACCCATCGATGCTAAAACTCCATCCTTCCGACCTTGGATTCAAGCACTTCAGGGATTCCTCAAACTCGGTGATGGGGTCCGGTAGATGCGCCAATGCACCAGCTACGTGCCACGCCAACGACCCGTCCTCGCTGTCGTGCAAGTTTGACCAATGGAAATCAGAATTACCAATAATAGACGTGAACGAGTTCCAAACCTTGTGGCAAAGTTCAATGGCAATGCCCTCAGTCAAGGTATCTTTAAAAATGAAACGCGCACTGTTTAGCAAACCCGCTTTACTGGAGTGACGAAGTGTATCAAATAACAAGTCAGGAATAAGGTGGTTGTCCTTACTAACCTCGCGGATAACCTCATCTCTCAACTTTGCCGTGCATTGGTCTTTTCGCAAATCAAATTGATAGATCCCAGTCAAGATGACCGATAAGATCCACAAACGTGCGTCATCGGAAGTTTCGACGATAATCTTCGCCAGGTATTTTAGATGCGCTGGCAATTCTTCTTCATGCCAGCGATTTGCCTCAACCTCTACTGTACTTCTAAAAATCTCATCACGTTCTGTTACAACCCATTTATCAGAAGACCGATGGGTCAGTTGCCCATCAATAGACTCCAAAATCCCTATCGCCAGTTGAATAAACATGACTTTTTGATACAGATAGGTGTTAATTTCTGAATCAGGTGATAGAACGATCCTACAGGCCTCGATAGCGGTATTAATGTCTCCCAACGTCTGAAGTGCAGCGTATTGCATCGACGCCAGCGGCAAATTACAGATCCACCTGAGCCATACTGTCAGTCCAATTTGCTTAGCAAGTCTACCACGAAACTCGACGTCAGACTCTAACATGATTAATTCACCGTTCGTTGTACTTCTCATTATTTCAGACCACGTCCCAGGGCCAACCTGCAGTGTTTCCAAGGATTTCATTTGCTCTACATACCCGTCCCAATACCTCTCATCAATATGTAGAGTCCACCTTTGAACAAGCTCAAGAACATTTCCATGAGATGGGAATTGGAAAATATCTGCTTCGTATTTCAAAGCTTCGTTTGCGGGCAAGTGGCGCAACCACTCTTCGTATATGGGCCAATATTCATGAATAACTGAATGTACACTCCGCCACTCCGCAAAGCCATATCCCTGGATCAGAGCCAACCTTTCACCTATGCATTCACACAAGGCTTGCATAAGTGGTGACTCCGAACTGGGTAATCCCTGTGAACCGCTGGTGCATGTCAGAGATGCTTCAAGCTCGCGTACCGCCCCGGATAGCTCGTCATCTGTGGAAATATCAATCACAAGTTCCTTGTGCGGTGCCAAGCCCGCTCGTTCTATAATGATATTGCAGAAATTATCAATTAGAGAGTGAAAACTGAGATGCCGTAAAGTTATTTTCGCACGAGCTTTTTGTTCATCTTGGGTTGCACGGTGTTCTTGAGTGGAAGGGTCCTCAATATGAAGCCTCCAATCACGATCATATAGCATAATGGACACCTCCTATTGGATACACTTGCTCGGTCCACGTATGGTTCCAGTACCGGGTATACATACTACGGATTAAATCTCGAGCCGCCGAGGTTTCGATTCTGTGAATCGCTGTCGAGCCGTTCCGAATGGCGTGATGAGCAAGAGGATTTCCCACCACGTACACGTGGTCATCAACAAACAGATATCGGTCGTGAAATGCATTTTTACCGCAATCGTCGTGTCTGCTATTGTAGTATCTGACTGTCATGCGAGACACCCACCGATTGCGTTGCCCATCAACAGCCGTCAAGAATCTCCCAACTCTAGTATCATTCAAGTTTTTGGAACCGTCATATCCCATGCTGGTTAGACATTGTACCTCGACACCATCGGGAACAAACGCAAACACGGGAAAACCGTGCTCGTCGATGTAGGGGTCCCAAATGCACACCCTATTTATAGCCATGCCTAGTAGTTGAGCATACATGTCCGGCGGATCGGACATTACTTTATGGTCGTAGCACCAAGTTCCCCCAGCCTGAACGTGATTGCTACTTGAATTACTAATCGGTGGCACAATGACAGGTGGGCAGACACTGGAATCGTCACTCAAATTCTTCTCCTCCTTCCATACGACGCCTAGTAACCCAGTCAGTCAATCCAACTGCTTGTTCATCTTGAAACCACCAGCTTTTGGCCTGACGAATTAATGGTTGCGGATTTGGTACTCGAAAAAGAGTAGTGGCTCGGCTTCCAAACTCATTGAGCGAACTGCCAAGGATATATACTTGCTCATCGATTACAATGAAGCGATCGTGCAATGGGCTCTTGTCTCTCCCCTTCAGCGCTCGACATTGAATCCTGGCAGTGGGATCCTGAGTTTTAATAGCCTCCAATACTTCATAAAGCTTCTCTCCATGTGTGGTCTCTGAGTCTTTGTCAACCTTTTGAATGAGAAACGCTACAGAGCTAATTAAACAAACTTCTAGATTAGAGTTGCTCACAAATAGGGCAAACTCAAGTACGTCTGACGCCGATAGATAGGGATCACAGATAAAACATTTATTCTTTGCTTGACTTAAGAGTTCTCTGATAATTGGTTTTGCTCTATCTATTGAGGACTCTTCGGGTGGAAAATAGACAAATGTACGATTGTCCTCAAATGAATCTAGTTCTCGCTGTTTTTCGGCAGCGATTAGCATTTCCTCAGGTGTTGCATCTTTGTCGCTGGGTCTTCCGACATTGTGGTAATGTACGGTCGGTATCGTATATGTCTGTTCGATTCCATCCTGTTTCCTTATAGTAAAACGGCGCGATGGACCCATCAGCCCCATATTAATTTGCATGTTTTTCATAAAGTGCCCTGAGAAGTCATACAGTACCTCACCTGTCGCGTGGAATAATCTAGTCCGCAATCGATAGGGGGAGCATGGGATACTTAGAAGCTGTTTGGCCTTGTCGCATCTATAAATTAGAGAAAATCCATTTCCATTCGGTCTCTCATCCGCCAACTCAACACTAAGCCCGTCGATCGTTTTACCAAGACGTGGATACAACTCAACAAGAACGTTTTTCTCATCTGCGGATAAACGCTCCTTAAGTTGCCTCAAAATCGGATTCGTGAAGCACAAAATCGTTGCCCCGAAGAATTCGTAATACCCTTGCAAATCGACACCAATGGCTTCACTTACGAACGATGAAAGTTCAAGATACTCTTTGTCACTGAACAATCGACGTGTGGCACCCGACGTGTCAAGGAACGCACAAGTTCGAAATCCAGCAGATCGATGCGGCAAGACACCTGCTATTCCGCTACTTTTGTGCATAGGCAAGACCAGAGGCACTTCATTGGGTGGATCCATTGTGCTAATGCCCGCACTTACGACTTGTACTGGCGGATCATCGTTGATCACGCGGCAATTGGACTCCCCTCGAAAATATTGAACGGCAGCCTGTCCACTATCTTCGAAACGGCGGAGTATGAAGATGCTTCTGTATGGGTCTAAACGTTTCACTACTTGAGGAAATGAACGTCCGTTTGGATCCTTACTTGTGGTTTCATCTGACTTCTGTTGTTCCGTTGGGCACATTTCACATACCGAAAACAGGTTGGTATACGTGTCAAGCCGTCTATCATAAAGCAAAACACAAGTGATCTCCGTTCGTTCGTACTCTAATGCGATTTCATCCAACGTTCGAATCTGCCTTGATTCGCCCTGGAGTAATTCATCATTATTCATTCAAACGGCCCCCTCTCTCGATTTGTCGACACGTGCCTCAACCTGCCCTGCACTTATTTATCAGCACAGAGCACAGATTTACGTAAGAACTTGATTGTTGCAGATATATACTGATCACGAACAATAAAGTTGGTAACCGATCTTCTGGCTTCAAGCAGTTCAGCATCTGTCGACGAATAGTAGGATCGACAGCAAAAATCTATAAGCATACATTAAAACGCACTATTATTCACTATGTTGCGCATGTTCTTATGTCGTTAAAGCCCCCAATAGTTTAAGAACAAATACTACACTAACCAAATACGGGATCGACAATTCCATAGAGTTGATCACGTTCTCCACTAAGTTCTTGGGCATTCAGAATCATGACTGGAGATATCATTTTCTCTTCAAAGCCGTATGTCAATAGGACTTTCATAAAGTCTTCTTTTTGACTTGGAATATCAATACGTACTGAGCCAGACCAACCCGATA
Proteins encoded in this window:
- a CDS encoding VPA1262 family N-terminal domain-containing protein, producing MNNDELLQGESRQIRTLDEIALEYERTEITCVLLYDRRLDTYTNLFSVCEMCPTEQQKSDETTSKDPNGRSFPQVVKRLDPYRSIFILRRFEDSGQAAVQYFRGESNCRVINDDPPVQVVSAGISTMDPPNEVPLVLPMHKSSGIAGVLPHRSAGFRTCAFLDTSGATRRLFSDKEYLELSSFVSEAIGVDLQGYYEFFGATILCFTNPILRQLKERLSADEKNVLVELYPRLGKTIDGLSVELADERPNGNGFSLIYRCDKAKQLLSIPCSPYRLRTRLFHATGEVLYDFSGHFMKNMQINMGLMGPSRRFTIRKQDGIEQTYTIPTVHYHNVGRPSDKDATPEEMLIAAEKQRELDSFEDNRTFVYFPPEESSIDRAKPIIRELLSQAKNKCFICDPYLSASDVLEFALFVSNSNLEVCLISSVAFLIQKVDKDSETTHGEKLYEVLEAIKTQDPTARIQCRALKGRDKSPLHDRFIVIDEQVYILGSSLNEFGSRATTLFRVPNPQPLIRQAKSWWFQDEQAVGLTDWVTRRRMEGGEEFE